Proteins encoded by one window of Vitis riparia cultivar Riparia Gloire de Montpellier isolate 1030 chromosome 11, EGFV_Vit.rip_1.0, whole genome shotgun sequence:
- the LOC117925016 gene encoding 1-phosphatidylinositol-3-phosphate 5-kinase FAB1B isoform X1, with amino-acid sequence MATPDNKLADLVDIVKSWIPRRTEPANLSRDFWMPDKSCRVCYECDSQFTVFNRRHHCRLCGRVFCAKCTANSVPAPSDEPKAGPEDWERIRVCNFCFKQWEQGKLTVDNGIHASSPSLSPSPSATSLASTMSSCTCNSTGSTVSSIPYSTGPYQHVQYSSGLSPRQSAQMDPVAVKQDQITGGSSTNPIEDVAGPSANQYTFCINRSDDEDDEYGIYQSDSETRHFSQADEYYDAVNFDEIESVYGPHKVHPDGDDTKSTDHSQIPENFDTHSLEGIKNHREEAENNDNGHECEAPPPYHVECMHAEPVDFNNGILWLPPEPEDEEDDREAALFDDEDDGESTGEWGQLHSSSSFGSGECRSKDRSSEEHRTAMKNVVDGHFRALVAQLLQVENLPVGKDDDKESWLEIITSLSWEAATFLKPDTSIGGGMDPGGYVKVKCIACGHRSESMVVKGIVCKKNVAHRRMTSKISKPRFLLLGGALEYQRVSNHLSSFDTLLQQEMDHLKMAVAKINAHHPNVLLVEKSVSRFAQEYLLEKDISLVLNIKRPLLERISRCTGAQIVPSIDHLTSPKLGYCDIFHVEKFLEEHGSAGQDGKKLVKTLMFFEGCPKPLGCTILLKGANGDELKKVKHVIQYGVFAAYHLALETSFLADEGASLPELPLKSPITVALPDKPLSIDRSISTIPGFSSPATRTPQGSQTTREPKKSYNNRMSDGASSTNAAPICKLEVMQSTCFSDGLNSETLYTEPASSSSKSCASCTSSSPSGQEYSVAYHNEAFSSCDCEGNKVCLNGSFKNETSISNSGQGILDVYSSSNGFSTSEAPRQGVGSNHADSNGLAANQLDILELETLEKYNNNNHHEVMRSSKEEFPPSPSNHQSILVSLSTRCVRKDTVCERAHLFRIKYYGSSDKPLGRFLREQLFDQSYRCRSCDMPSEAHVHCYTHRQGSLTISVKKLQGIALPGEREGKIWMWHRCLLCPRINGFPPATRRVVMSDAAWGLSFGKFLELSFSNHAAASRVASCGHSLHRDCLRFYGFGGMVACFCYASIDVHSVYLPPPKLEFNSDIQEWIQKEADEVHNRAELLFTEVYKALRQILEKTSGTESLDGMKAPESRHHIAELEVMLEKEKGEFEESLWNALHREVKAGQPAVDILEINRLQRQLVLHSYVWDQRLIYAASLGSNNLQAGLSSSTLKLKEKPLTSVEKVVDMNVTSKAGKGFSSHDLILLDMNPNIVLNLGGKVGPVSQPSRVHKGKDMDQGLNNRKEAEICLSSSSNVNDQSDPVESGKIVRRVLSDGQDPVESRNLVRRVLSDGHFPVMGNLSDTLDAAWAGESHAGSKTSKENGYLCADTVVVGSLATVEPVAADLEMENCTNHQSEVEVAHSRGSSSSMKGPEKMENSMTPLGVPFSNFSYMFSKNSSWNAQKLGIICEYNPAYVLSFRELEHQGGARLLLPVGVNETVVPVYDDEPTSIISYALVSPDYHAQVSNELERHKDSGESSVSLPMFENLLSLHSFDETASESYKNLVSTDENILSLSGSRSSLVLDPLLYTKDFHARVSFTDDGSLGKVKYTVTCYYAKQFYALRKTCCPSELDFIRSLSRCKKWGAQGGKSNVFFAKTLDDRFIIKQVTKTELESFIKFAQAYFKYLSESISTGSPTCLAKILGIYQVTSKQLKGGKESKMDVLVMENLLYRRNITRLYDLKGSSRSRYNPDSSGSNKVLLDQNLIEAMPTSPIFVGNKAKRLLERAVWNDTSFLASIDVMDYSLLVGVDEEKHELVLGIIDFMRQYTWDKHLETWVKASGILGGPKNTAPTVISPIQYKKRFRKAMSAYFLMVPDQWSPVIIVPSGSQSDLCEENSTGGPSFD; translated from the exons ATGGCCACCCCAGACAACAAACTAGCTGATCTAGTTGACATAGTGAAATCCTGGATTCCCCGGAGGACCGAGCCTGCCAATTTATCGAGGGACTTTTGGATGCCCGATAAGAGCTGTAGAGTATGTTATGAGTGTGACTCCCAGTTTACTGTATTTAACCGCAGGCATCATTGTCGGCTTTGTGGACGAGTATTTTGTGCCAAGTGTACTGCAAACTCAGTTCCAGCACCATCTGATGAGCCCAAGGCTGGTCCAGAAGATTGGGAGAGGATTAGGGTGTGTAATTTTTGCTTCAAGCAATGGGAGCAGGGGAAACTGACAGTTGATAATGGGATCCATGCATCCAGCCCGAGCCTCAGCCCATCTCCATCAGCTACAAGCTTGGCCAGCACAATGTCTAGTTGCACCTGTAACAGCACCGGCAGCACTGTCAGTTCAATTCCATACTCAACTGGACCTTACCAGCATGTCCAATATAGTTCTGGACTCAGCCCTCGTCAGTCTGCCCAAATGGATCCAGTTGCTGTTAAGCAAGACCAAATAACAGGCGGGAGCAGCACAAATCCTATTGAAGATGTAGCAGGTCCATCTGCTAATCAATACACCTTTTGCATCAACAG GagtgatgatgaagatgatgaatatGGTATTTATCAATCAGATTCTGAAACAAGGCATTTTTCTCAGGCTGATGAATATTATGATGCAGTCAATTTTGATGAGATTGAGAGTGTATATGGACCACATAAAGTGCATCCTGATGGAGATGACACAAAAAGCACAGACCATTCTCAAATACCTGAGAATTTTGATACACATAGTTTAGAAGGAATCAAGAATCATAGGGAAGAAGcagaaaataatgataatggTCATGAGTGTGAAGCTCCTCCTCCATATCATGTGGAATGTATGCATGCAGAACCAGTGGATTTCAACAATGGCATTCTCTGGCTCCCTCCAGAGCCAGAAGATGAAGAGGATGACAGAGAAGCTGCTTTATttgatgatgaggatgatggGGAATCTACAGGAGAGTGGGGGCAGCTACACTCTTCAAGCAGCTTTGGTAGTGGGGAGTGCCGTAGCAAGGACAGGTCAAGTGAGGAGCATAGGACGGCCATGAAGAATGTGGTTGATGGACATTTTAGAGCTTTAGTAGCTCAGCTTTTGCAGGTTGAGAACCTACCTGTGGGTAAGGATGATGACAAAGAGAGTTGGTTAGAGATAATTACATCTTTGTCGTGGGAAGCTGCCACATTTCTAAAACCAGATACAAGCATAGGTGGAGGGATGGATCCTGGTGGTTATGTGAAAGTTAAATGCATAGCTTGTGGGCATCGTAGTGAGAG TATGGTGGTTAAAGGAATTGTTTGTAAGAAAAATGTGGCTCATCGACGAATGacatctaaaataagtaaaccACGTTTCCTACTCCTTGGAGGAGCTCTGGAGTATCAGCGGGTTTCTAATCACTTGTCAAGTTTTGATACTTTGTTGCAGCAG GAAATGGACCATTTGAAGATGGCAGTTGCAAAGATCAATGCTCATCACCCCAATGTTCTTTTGGTAGAGAAGTCAGTATCTCGATTTGCACAAGAGTATCTTCTGGAAAAGGATATATCACTTGTTCTGAATATCAAAAGGCCACTTTTAGAACGTATATCTCGCTGCACGGGTGCACAAATAGTCCCTTCAATTGATCATCTCACATCGCCAAAGCTGGGGTACTGTGACATATTCCATGTGGAGAAGTTTCTTGAAGAGCATGGGAGTGCTGGGCAAGATGGGAAGAAATTGGTGAAGACTTTGATGTTTTTTGAGGGTTGCCCAAAACCTTTGGGCTGTACT ATTTTGCTCAAGGGTGCTAATGGGGATGAGTTGAAGAAAGTGAAACATGTGATCCAGTATGGAGTTTTCGCAGCTTACCACTTAGCTCTTGAGACATCTTTTCTTGCTGATGAAGGTGCTTCTCTGCCGGAACTCCCTTTGAAGTCTCCAATAACAGTTGCATTACCTGATAAACCACTGAGTATTGACAGGTCCATCTCCACAATTCCTGGTTTCAGTTCCCCTGCCACTAGAACGCCTCAGGGCTCCCAAACTACCAGAGAACCAAAGAAATCCTATAATAACCGCATGTCAGATGGAGCCTCATCAACCAATGCTGCCCCCATTTGCAAATTGGAAGTGATGCAATCAACTTGTTTCTCAGATGGTCTTAACTCTGAAACACTGTACACAGAACCTGCCTCTAGCTCCAGCAAATCTTGTGCTTCATGCACTTCCTCATCCCCTTCAGGGCAAGAGTACTCAGTGGCTTACCATAATGAGGCATTCTCTAGTTGTGACTGCGAGGGTAATAAAGTGTGTCTGAATGGATCTTTTAAGAATGAAACTTCTATATCCAATAGTGGCCAAGGTATTTTGGATGTTTATTCGAGTTCTAATGGTTTTAGCACCTCAGAGGCACCGAGACAAGGTGTTGGCAGTAATCATGCTGACAGCAATGGATTGGCTGCAAATCAACTTGATATTTTGGAGTTGGAAACCTTGGaaaagtataataataataatcaccaTGAGGTGATGAGATCTTCAAAAGAAGAGTTTCCTCCCTCACCCTCTAATCATCAGAGCATTTTGGTGTCCTTGTCAACACGCTGTGTGCGGAAGGATACCGTGTGTGAGCGGGCACATCTCTTTcgaataaaatattatggaaGCTCTGATAAGCCTTTAGGGCGGTTTTTACGAGAGCAGTTATTTGATcag AGTTATCGCTGCCGTTCATGCGATATGCCATCAGAAGCACATGTTCATTGTTATACACATCGTCAAGGCAGCCTTACTATTTCTGTGAAGAAGCTTCAAGGAATTGCTTTACCAGGGGAGCGAGAAGGAAAAATCTGGATGTGGCACAGGTGTCTGCTATGTCCTCGCATCAATGGGTTCCCTCCAGCAACACGCAGAGTAGTGATGTCTGATGCTGCATGGGGTTTgtcttttggaaaatttttggaaCTCAGCTTTTCAAACCATGCTGCTGCAAGCAGAGTTGCTAGTTGCGGTCATTCCCTTCATAGGGATTGCCTACGGTTTTATGG TTTTGGAGGAATGGTTGCTTGCTTCTGCTATGCTTCAATTGATGTTCATTCCGTTTATCTTCCACCACCAAAACTTGAATTTAACTCTGATATTCAGGAGTGGATACAAAAGGAAGCAGATGAG GTGCACAACAGAGCAGAACTACTATTTACTGAAGTGTACAAAGCTCTCCGTCAGATATTGGAAAAAACATCAGGCACAGAATCACTGGATGGCATGAAAGCACCTGAATCAAGGCACCATATTGCAGAACTGGAAGTCATGCTAGAGAAGGAGAAAGGAGAATTTGAG GAATCACTATGGAATGCACTACATAGGGAGGTGAAAGCTGGCCAACCTGCAGTTGATATTCTTGAGATTAATAGACTGCAAAGGCAGTTAGTCTTGCACTCTTATGTCTGGGACCAACGCTTAATATATGCAGCCAGCTTAGGTAGCAATAATCTCCAGGCAGGTCTGAGCAGTTCCACACTGAAACTGAAGGAGAAACCCCTCACTTCTGTTGAGAAGGTTGTTGATATGAATGTGACATCTAAGGCAGGTAAAGGCTTTAGTAGTCATGATTTGATTCTTCTGGATATGAACCCTAACATAGTCCTTAATCTAGGTGGAAAAGTTGGCCCTGTTAGCCAGCCTAGCAGAGTTCACAAAGGAAAAGACATGGATCAGGGTTTGAATAACAGGAAAGAGGCTGAGATTTGTCTTTCTTCTAGCTCAAATGTCAATGATCAAAGTGATCCTGTGGAATCTGGAAAAATTGTGAGAAGAGTCCTCTCAGATGGACAGGATCCTGTGGAATCTAGAAATCTTGTGAGAAGAGTCCTCTCGGATGGACATTTCCCAGTTATGGGAAACTTATCTGATACCCTAGATGCAGCATGGGCTGGTGAAAGTCATGCAGGAAGTAAAACATCTAAAGAGAATGGCTATCTATGTGCTGATACAGTGGTGGTAGGGTCTTTGGCTACAGTAGAACCAGTTGCAGCAGACTTAGAAATGGAAAACTGTACTAACCATCAAAGTGAGGTTGAGGTAGCTCATTCTCGTGGCTCTTCATCATCTATGAAGGGGcctgaaaaaatggaaaactcCATGACACCACTGGGGGTGcctttttcaaatttctcttaCATGTTCAGCAAGAATTCTTCATGGAATGCTCAAAAACTTGGTATAATTTGTGAGTATAATCCTGCATATGTCTTGTCATTTCGGGAGTTGGAACATCAAGGTGGTGCCAGGCTGCTTCTTCCTGTGGGTGTTAATGAAACAGTGGTGCCTGTTTATGATGATGAACCCACTAGTATTATCTCTTATGCACTTGTCTCACCAGATTATCATGCACAGGTGTCAAATGAGTTAGAGAGACATAAGGATAGTGGCGAATCTTCTGTCTCATTGCCAATGTTTGAGAATCTACTTTCACTTCACTCTTTTGATGAGACGGCTTCTGAATCCTATAAAAATCTTGTCTCTACTGATGAGAATATCTTATCCTTGTCCGGGTCTCGGAGCTCCTTAGTTTTGGACCCACTCTTATACACAAAAGATTTTCATGCCAGAGTCTCTTTCACTGATGATGGCTCACTTGGGAAGGTGAAGTACACTGTGACTTGTTACTATGCAAAACAGTTTTATGCCTTGAGGAAGACTTGTTGCCCTTCTGAATTAGATTTCATACGGTCACTTAGTCGTTGTAAGAAATGGGGGGCCCAGGGTGGCAAGAGCAATGTCTTCTTTGCAAAAACCCTGGATGATCGATTTATCATCAAACAGGTTACAAAAACAGAGCTGGAGTCCTTCATCAAGTTTGCACAGGCTTATTTTAAGTACTTATCTGAATCAATCAGCACTGGGAGTCCGACTTGCCTGGCAAAGATCCTGGGCATTTATCAg GTTACATCAAAGCAACTTAAAGGAGGGAAAGAATCAAAGATGGATGTTTTGGTAATGGAGAATCTTCTTTACAGGCGTAATATTACACGGCTTTATGACCTAAAAGGATCGTCTCGATCACGTTATAATCCAGATTCAAGCGGGAGCAACAAAGTTCTGCTGGATCAGAACCTGATTGAGGCAATGCCAACTTCTCCTATTTTTGTGGGGAATAAGGCAAAGCGGTTGCTAGAGAGAGCTGTCTGGAATGATACTTCATTTCTTGCT TCGATAGATGTAATGGACTACTCATTACTGGTTGGGGTGGATGAGGAAAAGCATGAACTGGTCCTTGGGATAATCGACTTTATGAGGCAATATACCTGGGACAAGCACCTTGAAACCTGGGTGAAGGCCTCAGGCATCCTTGGGGGGCCTAAAAATACAGCTCCCACTGTGATTTCACCAATACAGTACAAGAAGAGGTTCAGGAAAGCCATGTCTGCTTATTTTCTGATGGTTCCAGACCAGTGGTCACCAGTAATTATCGTTCCCAGTGGGTCACAATCAGACCTTTGTGAAGAAAACTCAACAGGTGGGCCTTCCTTTGATTGA
- the LOC117925016 gene encoding 1-phosphatidylinositol-3-phosphate 5-kinase FAB1B isoform X2: MATPDNKLADLVDIVKSWIPRRTEPANLSRDFWMPDKSCRVCYECDSQFTVFNRRHHCRLCGRVFCAKCTANSVPAPSDEPKAGPEDWERIRVCNFCFKQWEQGKLTVDNGIHASSPSLSPSPSATSLASTMSSCTCNSTGSTVSSIPYSTGPYQHVQYSSGLSPRQSAQMDPVAVKQDQITGGSSTNPIEDVAGPSANQYTFCINRSDDEDDEYGIYQSDSETRHFSQADEYYDAVNFDEIESVYGPHKVHPDGDDTKSTDHSQIPENFDTHSLEGIKNHREEAENNDNGHECEAPPPYHVECMHAEPVDFNNGILWLPPEPEDEEDDREAALFDDEDDGESTGEWGQLHSSSSFGSGECRSKDRSSEEHRTAMKNVVDGHFRALVAQLLQVENLPVGKDDDKESWLEIITSLSWEAATFLKPDTSIGGGMDPGGYVKVKCIACGHRSESMVVKGIVCKKNVAHRRMTSKISKPRFLLLGGALEYQRVSNHLSSFDTLLQQEMDHLKMAVAKINAHHPNVLLVEKSVSRFAQEYLLEKDISLVLNIKRPLLERISRCTGAQIVPSIDHLTSPKLGYCDIFHVEKFLEEHGSAGQDGKKLVKTLMFFEGCPKPLGCTILLKGANGDELKKVKHVIQYGVFAAYHLALETSFLADEGASLPELPLKSPITVALPDKPLSIDRSISTIPGFSSPATRTPQGSQTTREPKKSYNNRMSDGASSTNAAPICKLEVMQSTCFSDGLNSETLYTEPASSSSKSCASCTSSSPSGQEYSVAYHNEAFSSCDCEGNKVCLNGSFKNETSISNSGQGILDVYSSSNGFSTSEAPRQGVGSNHADSNGLAANQLDILELETLEKYNNNNHHEVMRSSKEEFPPSPSNHQSILVSLSTRCVRKDTVCERAHLFRIKYYGSSDKPLGRFLREQLFDQSYRCRSCDMPSEAHVHCYTHRQGSLTISVKKLQGIALPGEREGKIWMWHRCLLCPRINGFPPATRRVVMSDAAWGLSFGKFLELSFSNHAAASRVASCGHSLHRDCLRFYGFGGMVACFCYASIDVHSVYLPPPKLEFNSDIQEWIQKEADEVHNRAELLFTEVYKALRQILEKTSGTESLDGMKAPESRHHIAELEVMLEKEKGEFEESLWNALHREVKAGQPAVDILEINRLQRQLVLHSYVWDQRLIYAASLGSNNLQAGLSSSTLKLKEKPLTSVEKVVDMNVTSKAGGKVGPVSQPSRVHKGKDMDQGLNNRKEAEICLSSSSNVNDQSDPVESGKIVRRVLSDGQDPVESRNLVRRVLSDGHFPVMGNLSDTLDAAWAGESHAGSKTSKENGYLCADTVVVGSLATVEPVAADLEMENCTNHQSEVEVAHSRGSSSSMKGPEKMENSMTPLGVPFSNFSYMFSKNSSWNAQKLGIICEYNPAYVLSFRELEHQGGARLLLPVGVNETVVPVYDDEPTSIISYALVSPDYHAQVSNELERHKDSGESSVSLPMFENLLSLHSFDETASESYKNLVSTDENILSLSGSRSSLVLDPLLYTKDFHARVSFTDDGSLGKVKYTVTCYYAKQFYALRKTCCPSELDFIRSLSRCKKWGAQGGKSNVFFAKTLDDRFIIKQVTKTELESFIKFAQAYFKYLSESISTGSPTCLAKILGIYQVTSKQLKGGKESKMDVLVMENLLYRRNITRLYDLKGSSRSRYNPDSSGSNKVLLDQNLIEAMPTSPIFVGNKAKRLLERAVWNDTSFLASIDVMDYSLLVGVDEEKHELVLGIIDFMRQYTWDKHLETWVKASGILGGPKNTAPTVISPIQYKKRFRKAMSAYFLMVPDQWSPVIIVPSGSQSDLCEENSTGGPSFD, from the exons ATGGCCACCCCAGACAACAAACTAGCTGATCTAGTTGACATAGTGAAATCCTGGATTCCCCGGAGGACCGAGCCTGCCAATTTATCGAGGGACTTTTGGATGCCCGATAAGAGCTGTAGAGTATGTTATGAGTGTGACTCCCAGTTTACTGTATTTAACCGCAGGCATCATTGTCGGCTTTGTGGACGAGTATTTTGTGCCAAGTGTACTGCAAACTCAGTTCCAGCACCATCTGATGAGCCCAAGGCTGGTCCAGAAGATTGGGAGAGGATTAGGGTGTGTAATTTTTGCTTCAAGCAATGGGAGCAGGGGAAACTGACAGTTGATAATGGGATCCATGCATCCAGCCCGAGCCTCAGCCCATCTCCATCAGCTACAAGCTTGGCCAGCACAATGTCTAGTTGCACCTGTAACAGCACCGGCAGCACTGTCAGTTCAATTCCATACTCAACTGGACCTTACCAGCATGTCCAATATAGTTCTGGACTCAGCCCTCGTCAGTCTGCCCAAATGGATCCAGTTGCTGTTAAGCAAGACCAAATAACAGGCGGGAGCAGCACAAATCCTATTGAAGATGTAGCAGGTCCATCTGCTAATCAATACACCTTTTGCATCAACAG GagtgatgatgaagatgatgaatatGGTATTTATCAATCAGATTCTGAAACAAGGCATTTTTCTCAGGCTGATGAATATTATGATGCAGTCAATTTTGATGAGATTGAGAGTGTATATGGACCACATAAAGTGCATCCTGATGGAGATGACACAAAAAGCACAGACCATTCTCAAATACCTGAGAATTTTGATACACATAGTTTAGAAGGAATCAAGAATCATAGGGAAGAAGcagaaaataatgataatggTCATGAGTGTGAAGCTCCTCCTCCATATCATGTGGAATGTATGCATGCAGAACCAGTGGATTTCAACAATGGCATTCTCTGGCTCCCTCCAGAGCCAGAAGATGAAGAGGATGACAGAGAAGCTGCTTTATttgatgatgaggatgatggGGAATCTACAGGAGAGTGGGGGCAGCTACACTCTTCAAGCAGCTTTGGTAGTGGGGAGTGCCGTAGCAAGGACAGGTCAAGTGAGGAGCATAGGACGGCCATGAAGAATGTGGTTGATGGACATTTTAGAGCTTTAGTAGCTCAGCTTTTGCAGGTTGAGAACCTACCTGTGGGTAAGGATGATGACAAAGAGAGTTGGTTAGAGATAATTACATCTTTGTCGTGGGAAGCTGCCACATTTCTAAAACCAGATACAAGCATAGGTGGAGGGATGGATCCTGGTGGTTATGTGAAAGTTAAATGCATAGCTTGTGGGCATCGTAGTGAGAG TATGGTGGTTAAAGGAATTGTTTGTAAGAAAAATGTGGCTCATCGACGAATGacatctaaaataagtaaaccACGTTTCCTACTCCTTGGAGGAGCTCTGGAGTATCAGCGGGTTTCTAATCACTTGTCAAGTTTTGATACTTTGTTGCAGCAG GAAATGGACCATTTGAAGATGGCAGTTGCAAAGATCAATGCTCATCACCCCAATGTTCTTTTGGTAGAGAAGTCAGTATCTCGATTTGCACAAGAGTATCTTCTGGAAAAGGATATATCACTTGTTCTGAATATCAAAAGGCCACTTTTAGAACGTATATCTCGCTGCACGGGTGCACAAATAGTCCCTTCAATTGATCATCTCACATCGCCAAAGCTGGGGTACTGTGACATATTCCATGTGGAGAAGTTTCTTGAAGAGCATGGGAGTGCTGGGCAAGATGGGAAGAAATTGGTGAAGACTTTGATGTTTTTTGAGGGTTGCCCAAAACCTTTGGGCTGTACT ATTTTGCTCAAGGGTGCTAATGGGGATGAGTTGAAGAAAGTGAAACATGTGATCCAGTATGGAGTTTTCGCAGCTTACCACTTAGCTCTTGAGACATCTTTTCTTGCTGATGAAGGTGCTTCTCTGCCGGAACTCCCTTTGAAGTCTCCAATAACAGTTGCATTACCTGATAAACCACTGAGTATTGACAGGTCCATCTCCACAATTCCTGGTTTCAGTTCCCCTGCCACTAGAACGCCTCAGGGCTCCCAAACTACCAGAGAACCAAAGAAATCCTATAATAACCGCATGTCAGATGGAGCCTCATCAACCAATGCTGCCCCCATTTGCAAATTGGAAGTGATGCAATCAACTTGTTTCTCAGATGGTCTTAACTCTGAAACACTGTACACAGAACCTGCCTCTAGCTCCAGCAAATCTTGTGCTTCATGCACTTCCTCATCCCCTTCAGGGCAAGAGTACTCAGTGGCTTACCATAATGAGGCATTCTCTAGTTGTGACTGCGAGGGTAATAAAGTGTGTCTGAATGGATCTTTTAAGAATGAAACTTCTATATCCAATAGTGGCCAAGGTATTTTGGATGTTTATTCGAGTTCTAATGGTTTTAGCACCTCAGAGGCACCGAGACAAGGTGTTGGCAGTAATCATGCTGACAGCAATGGATTGGCTGCAAATCAACTTGATATTTTGGAGTTGGAAACCTTGGaaaagtataataataataatcaccaTGAGGTGATGAGATCTTCAAAAGAAGAGTTTCCTCCCTCACCCTCTAATCATCAGAGCATTTTGGTGTCCTTGTCAACACGCTGTGTGCGGAAGGATACCGTGTGTGAGCGGGCACATCTCTTTcgaataaaatattatggaaGCTCTGATAAGCCTTTAGGGCGGTTTTTACGAGAGCAGTTATTTGATcag AGTTATCGCTGCCGTTCATGCGATATGCCATCAGAAGCACATGTTCATTGTTATACACATCGTCAAGGCAGCCTTACTATTTCTGTGAAGAAGCTTCAAGGAATTGCTTTACCAGGGGAGCGAGAAGGAAAAATCTGGATGTGGCACAGGTGTCTGCTATGTCCTCGCATCAATGGGTTCCCTCCAGCAACACGCAGAGTAGTGATGTCTGATGCTGCATGGGGTTTgtcttttggaaaatttttggaaCTCAGCTTTTCAAACCATGCTGCTGCAAGCAGAGTTGCTAGTTGCGGTCATTCCCTTCATAGGGATTGCCTACGGTTTTATGG TTTTGGAGGAATGGTTGCTTGCTTCTGCTATGCTTCAATTGATGTTCATTCCGTTTATCTTCCACCACCAAAACTTGAATTTAACTCTGATATTCAGGAGTGGATACAAAAGGAAGCAGATGAG GTGCACAACAGAGCAGAACTACTATTTACTGAAGTGTACAAAGCTCTCCGTCAGATATTGGAAAAAACATCAGGCACAGAATCACTGGATGGCATGAAAGCACCTGAATCAAGGCACCATATTGCAGAACTGGAAGTCATGCTAGAGAAGGAGAAAGGAGAATTTGAG GAATCACTATGGAATGCACTACATAGGGAGGTGAAAGCTGGCCAACCTGCAGTTGATATTCTTGAGATTAATAGACTGCAAAGGCAGTTAGTCTTGCACTCTTATGTCTGGGACCAACGCTTAATATATGCAGCCAGCTTAGGTAGCAATAATCTCCAGGCAGGTCTGAGCAGTTCCACACTGAAACTGAAGGAGAAACCCCTCACTTCTGTTGAGAAGGTTGTTGATATGAATGTGACATCTAAGGCAG GTGGAAAAGTTGGCCCTGTTAGCCAGCCTAGCAGAGTTCACAAAGGAAAAGACATGGATCAGGGTTTGAATAACAGGAAAGAGGCTGAGATTTGTCTTTCTTCTAGCTCAAATGTCAATGATCAAAGTGATCCTGTGGAATCTGGAAAAATTGTGAGAAGAGTCCTCTCAGATGGACAGGATCCTGTGGAATCTAGAAATCTTGTGAGAAGAGTCCTCTCGGATGGACATTTCCCAGTTATGGGAAACTTATCTGATACCCTAGATGCAGCATGGGCTGGTGAAAGTCATGCAGGAAGTAAAACATCTAAAGAGAATGGCTATCTATGTGCTGATACAGTGGTGGTAGGGTCTTTGGCTACAGTAGAACCAGTTGCAGCAGACTTAGAAATGGAAAACTGTACTAACCATCAAAGTGAGGTTGAGGTAGCTCATTCTCGTGGCTCTTCATCATCTATGAAGGGGcctgaaaaaatggaaaactcCATGACACCACTGGGGGTGcctttttcaaatttctcttaCATGTTCAGCAAGAATTCTTCATGGAATGCTCAAAAACTTGGTATAATTTGTGAGTATAATCCTGCATATGTCTTGTCATTTCGGGAGTTGGAACATCAAGGTGGTGCCAGGCTGCTTCTTCCTGTGGGTGTTAATGAAACAGTGGTGCCTGTTTATGATGATGAACCCACTAGTATTATCTCTTATGCACTTGTCTCACCAGATTATCATGCACAGGTGTCAAATGAGTTAGAGAGACATAAGGATAGTGGCGAATCTTCTGTCTCATTGCCAATGTTTGAGAATCTACTTTCACTTCACTCTTTTGATGAGACGGCTTCTGAATCCTATAAAAATCTTGTCTCTACTGATGAGAATATCTTATCCTTGTCCGGGTCTCGGAGCTCCTTAGTTTTGGACCCACTCTTATACACAAAAGATTTTCATGCCAGAGTCTCTTTCACTGATGATGGCTCACTTGGGAAGGTGAAGTACACTGTGACTTGTTACTATGCAAAACAGTTTTATGCCTTGAGGAAGACTTGTTGCCCTTCTGAATTAGATTTCATACGGTCACTTAGTCGTTGTAAGAAATGGGGGGCCCAGGGTGGCAAGAGCAATGTCTTCTTTGCAAAAACCCTGGATGATCGATTTATCATCAAACAGGTTACAAAAACAGAGCTGGAGTCCTTCATCAAGTTTGCACAGGCTTATTTTAAGTACTTATCTGAATCAATCAGCACTGGGAGTCCGACTTGCCTGGCAAAGATCCTGGGCATTTATCAg GTTACATCAAAGCAACTTAAAGGAGGGAAAGAATCAAAGATGGATGTTTTGGTAATGGAGAATCTTCTTTACAGGCGTAATATTACACGGCTTTATGACCTAAAAGGATCGTCTCGATCACGTTATAATCCAGATTCAAGCGGGAGCAACAAAGTTCTGCTGGATCAGAACCTGATTGAGGCAATGCCAACTTCTCCTATTTTTGTGGGGAATAAGGCAAAGCGGTTGCTAGAGAGAGCTGTCTGGAATGATACTTCATTTCTTGCT TCGATAGATGTAATGGACTACTCATTACTGGTTGGGGTGGATGAGGAAAAGCATGAACTGGTCCTTGGGATAATCGACTTTATGAGGCAATATACCTGGGACAAGCACCTTGAAACCTGGGTGAAGGCCTCAGGCATCCTTGGGGGGCCTAAAAATACAGCTCCCACTGTGATTTCACCAATACAGTACAAGAAGAGGTTCAGGAAAGCCATGTCTGCTTATTTTCTGATGGTTCCAGACCAGTGGTCACCAGTAATTATCGTTCCCAGTGGGTCACAATCAGACCTTTGTGAAGAAAACTCAACAGGTGGGCCTTCCTTTGATTGA